A single genomic interval of Hydractinia symbiolongicarpus strain clone_291-10 chromosome 8, HSymV2.1, whole genome shotgun sequence harbors:
- the LOC130655355 gene encoding uncharacterized protein LOC130655355, which translates to MSRETQNHLVMDSSEKSSCASEHSEVYSSETDESICKGCYDNEPEYTESQLKNICSSKTANDISDDDEDEDLDSSRLENLHWCKCKKCDIRELMTVEECKCCLEFTTLLGEKLEENTCITLHKDFNIL; encoded by the exons ATGAGCCGCGAGACTCAAAATCACTTAGTCATGGATAGCAGCGAAAAAAGTAGTTGTGCTAGTGAACATAGCGAAGTATATAGTTCTGAAACAGATGAAAGTATTTGCAAAGGGTGTTATGATAACGAACCTGAATATACTGAAAGTCAGTTGAAAAACATTTGTTCATCAAAAACTGCGAATGATATTTCAGACGACGACGAAGATGAGGATTTAGACTCAAGCAGGTTAGAAAACTTACATTGGTGTAAGtgtaaaaaatgtgatataCGCGAGTTAATGACTGTTGAAGAATGCAAGTGTTGTTTGGAGTTTACAACTTTACTGGGAGAAAAGCTGGAAGAGAATACATGTATTACCTTGcataaagattttaatattcttt ga
- the LOC130655346 gene encoding digestive cysteine proteinase 1-like: MLASYIILIFTPAIFGYITHRTPPKWPERYYVEGILSLPYAELNEPFNAWYDGVSKRSRVDLYAGTTKTIQRGDKGSYGQHFMIAPMSNEEVLNQITCFQLNGTADAVVGPQHMLPDMANFSYIGVAANVDVWQLKNHAGGKYNTYTLYVSKQTYVPVYYEMYGYDSLLGSHYDDYKLTYKVYAENFPDDVFDTPMAGKECTGFPGPGYEARIIANPMQEFIYPIDDTHLHPMFKDFTERFSKEFNPDKKHVFKHNLRYINSMNRRKLSFKLKVNHLADHSPSDLRKLRGRKTTVGTKGKSNNGKPFVTKLTVNDVPTELNWRLYGAVTPVKDQAVCGSCWSFGTTGTIEGTLFLKTKRLIRLSQQNLMDCSWGFGNNGCDGGEEFRSYEYMMKHGGIFTEESYGPYRAIDGFCHKGKVGANITGYVNVTSGDLNALKIAIAQRGPVAVGIDAAHLSLVFYSHGVYYEPECGNTPDRLDHAVLAVGYGVQNGQAYWLIKNSWSTHWGNDGYVLMSQKDNNCGVATDATYVLMD; this comes from the exons ATGTTGGCAAGTTATATTATCCTAATATTTACTCCTGCAATTTTTGGATACATCACCCATAGAACTCCACCGAAATGGCCGGAAAGATACTACGTGGAAGGAATACTAAGTTTGCCATATGCAGAACTGAACGAGCCCTTCAACGCATGGTATGATGGTGTTTCTAAAAGAAGTAGAGTCGATTTATACGCAG GTACTACAAAAACAATCCAGAGAGGTGATAAAGGATCATATGGCCAACATTTCATGATTGCACCCATGTCAAATGAGGAGGTTCTAAATCAAATAACATGTTTTCAACTCAATGGGACTGCAGATGCAGTTGTTGGCCCACAGCATATGCTTCCTGACATGGCTAACTTTTCT TACATTGGTGTTGCTGCTAATGTTGATGTCTGGCAACTAAAAAATCATGCTGGTGGAAAATACAACACATACACACTCTACGTCAGTAAACAAACGTATGTTCCAGTATATTATGAAATGTATGGCTACGATTCATTACTTGGGTCACATTATGACGATTACAAGCTCACCTACAAAGTGTATGCAGAGAATTTTCCAGATGATGTATTCGACACTCCAATGGCAG GAAAAGAATGTACTGGCTTCCCAGGTCCAGGTTACGAAGCAAGAATTATAGCTAATCCTATGCAAGAGTTTATTTATCCTATAGACGATACACATTTACATCCAATGTTCAAGGACTTTACAGAGAGATTTTCAAAAGAATTTAACCCTGATAAGAAGCATGTATTTAAACATAATCTTAG ATACATTAATTCCATGAATCGACGTAAACTTTCGTTCAAACTTAAAGTGAACCATTTAGCTGATCATTCCCCAAGCGACTTGCGCAAATTAAGAGGTCGAAAAACTACTGTTGGAACGAAAGGCAAATCAAACAATGGAAAACCGTTTGTTACAAAGCTTACTGTAAATGATGTCCCCACTGAGCTCAATTGGAGATTATATG GTGCTGTGACGCCGGTAAAGGATCAGGCCGTTTGCGGTTCTTGCTGGAGTTTTGGAACTACAGGAACGATTGAGGGGACATTGTTTTTAAAG ACTAAGCGATTGATTCGCCTGTCTCAACAAAACTTGATGGACTGTTCGTGGGGATTCGGAAATAACGGCTGCGATGGTGGGGAGGAATTCCGCTCCTATGAATACATGATGAAACACGGCGGCATTTTTACTGAAGAAAGCTACGGCCCGTATCGTGCTATT GACGGCTTCTGTCACAAAGGCAAAGTTGGTGCTAACATTACCGGCTACGTAAACGTGACATCGGGCGACTTAAATGCATTAAAGATTGCCATTGCGCAACGAGGTCCAGTAGCTGTTGGAATTGACGCTGCCCACTTGTCACTTGTGTTTTATTCACATGGAGTTTATTACGAGCCAGAATGTG GAAATACCCCTGATCGGCTTGATCACGCTGTATTGGCTGTAGGTTATGGAGTGCAAAACGGACAGGCTTACTGGTTGATAAAGAACTCGTGGTCGACACATTGGGGTAACGACGGATATGTGTTGATGTCGCAAAAAGACAACAATTGCGGCGTGGCGACAGACGCGACATATGTGCTGATGGACTAA
- the LOC130655351 gene encoding uncharacterized protein LOC130655351: MEGKRNNASHGTNSLNVFSLSVNGKHYSNTQDSLKFLNNIIIPYIESKRLFHDMGADQRALVIINVCTGQMTSDVLNLLSGNNVLLTNVPSNMTKYYQPLDLTVNGFAKWYMSNKFNDWYTKKLSEELDKGVPIDEISINFWLSLLKLLHAEWITNFYNHMTSSTVKNDIER, translated from the coding sequence ATGGAGGGAAAACGCAACAATGCCTCCCACGGTACAAATTCCCTGAATGTTTTTTCGCTAAGCGTCAACGGAAAACATTACTCCAACACACAGGATTCATTGAAGTTCCTCAACAATATAATTATTCCCTACATCGAGTCCAAGCGCTTGTTCCATGATATGGGAGCTGATCAACGAGCTTTAGTTATCATAAATGTGTGTACTGGTCAGATGACGAGTGATGTCCTGAATCTGCTCAGTGGAAACAATGTTCTCCTCACCAACGTCCCCTCAAACATGACCAAATATTACCAGCCCTTAGACCTTACTGTGAATGGATTTGCCAAATGGTACATGTCCAATAAGTTCAACGACTGGTACACAAAGAAACTAAGTGAAGAATTGGATAAAGGAGTTCCAATTGACGAAATCAGCATTAATTTTTGGTTGTCTCTGCTGAAGCTATTACACGCCGAGTGGATCACCAATTTTTACAACCACATGACTTCCAgcacagtgaaaaatgatatTGAAAGGTGA